One Epinephelus lanceolatus isolate andai-2023 chromosome 10, ASM4190304v1, whole genome shotgun sequence genomic region harbors:
- the dedd1 gene encoding death effector domain-containing 1 isoform X1, translated as MAAVHHPGCPLRDSLYWDETECLNYYGMLSLHEVFEIVGCQLTETDIEVLSFLLDETCPAPHPFDPTGWTVEPCGGDPNDMGMSPSPELLKAWMRSKPQGSQHPFVASYKPKTGLDLLLELERRGYLSDGNLEPLMQLLRVLTRHDLLPLVSHKKRRTVSPERFGQSYGIEHREVVFASGMQHSYRPTEIPLSSFTQHLRTGVYPPMPGPSARRRRKKRGNGWSRRPKKTSRQGPPLLPPPRPHKESCDIRLRVRAEYLEHDSALREGVSSDKRQPLERQFELFSQANSLLRARDLGSIVCDIKFTELDNLEAFWGDYLSGALLEALKGVFITDSLRMAAGTEGVRLLISVDQDDYEQGRTLLRAKRRLSTSNGGNTETHLAV; from the exons ATGGCCGCAGTGCATCACCCAGGGTGTCCACTCAGGGACTCACTTTACTGGGATGAAACAGAGTGCCTGAACTACTATGGGATGCTGTCTCTCCATGAGGTCTTTGAAATAGTTGGTTGTCAGCTGACAGAGACTGACATTGAAGTGTTGTCATTCCTTCTTGATGAAACCTGTCCTGCACCACACCCTTTTGATCCAACTGGTTGGACAGTTGAGCCCTGTGGTGGCGATCCAAATGACATGGGCATGTCCCCGAGTCCTGAGCTTCTAAAGGCCTGGATGCGGTCAAAGCCTCAGGGCTCCCAGCATCCCTTTGTAGCCTCATATAAGCCCAAGACTGGCCTTGACCTGTTGTTGGAACTGGAGAGGCGAGGATACCTCAGTGATGGCAACCTGGAGCCACTAATGCAACTACTCAGAGTCCTTACACGTCATGATCTGCTGCCTTTAGTGTCCCATAAGAAAAGGAGGACAG TGTCTCCAGAGAGATTTGGACAAAGTTATGGAATAGAGCATAGAGAGGTGGTGTTTGCCTCTGGAATGCAACACAGCTACAGACCAACAGAAATACCTCTTTCATCTTTCACACAGCATTTGAGAACTG GAGTTTACCCTCCAATGCCTGGGCCATCTgctaggaggaggaggaagaagaggggaaATGGCTGGAGCCGCAGGCCCAAGAAAACAAGCAGACAGGGCCCGCCACTGCTTCCACCGCCACGGCCACATAAAGAATCCTGCG ATATCCGCCTACGTGTCCGTGCTGAATACCTGGAGCATGATTCAGCACTCCGCGAGGGTGTCTCATCGGACAAACGGCAGCCCCTGGAGCGGCAGTTTGAGTTGTTCAGCCAGGCCAACTCGCTGCTTCGTGCCAGAGACCTGGGTTCCATCGTGTGCGACATCAAGTTCACAGAGCTGGACAACCTCGAGGCCTTCTGGGGTGACTACCTGAGCGGAGCTCTGCTGGAGGCCCTGAAGGGAGTTTTCATCACTGATTCCCTGAGGATGGCAGCAGGCACGGAGGGTGTCCGCCTGCTGATCAGTGTGGACCAGGATGACTACGAGCAGGGCCGAACGCTGCTGAGAGCAAAGAGAAGGCTGTCAACCAGTAATGGTGGGAACACAGAGACTCACTTGGCTGTATAG
- the dedd1 gene encoding death effector domain-containing 1 isoform X2: protein MAAVHHPGCPLRDSLYWDETECLNYYGMLSLHEVFEIVGCQLTETDIEVLSFLLDETCPAPHPFDPTGWTVEPCGGDPNDMGMSPSPELLKAWMRSKPQGSQHPFVASYKPKTGLDLLLELERRGYLSDGNLEPLMQLLRVLTRHDLLPLVSHKKRRTVSPERFGQSYGIEHREVVFASGMQHSYRPTEIPLSSFTQHLRTGVYPPMPGPSARRRRKKRGNGWSRRPKKTSRQGPPLLPPPRPHKESCDIRLRVRAEYLEHDSALREGVSSDKRQPLERQFELFSQANSLLRARDLGSIVCDIKFTELDNLEAFWGDYLSGALLEALKGVFITDSLRMAAGTEGVRLLISVDQDDYEQGRTLLRAKRRLSTSNGATL, encoded by the exons ATGGCCGCAGTGCATCACCCAGGGTGTCCACTCAGGGACTCACTTTACTGGGATGAAACAGAGTGCCTGAACTACTATGGGATGCTGTCTCTCCATGAGGTCTTTGAAATAGTTGGTTGTCAGCTGACAGAGACTGACATTGAAGTGTTGTCATTCCTTCTTGATGAAACCTGTCCTGCACCACACCCTTTTGATCCAACTGGTTGGACAGTTGAGCCCTGTGGTGGCGATCCAAATGACATGGGCATGTCCCCGAGTCCTGAGCTTCTAAAGGCCTGGATGCGGTCAAAGCCTCAGGGCTCCCAGCATCCCTTTGTAGCCTCATATAAGCCCAAGACTGGCCTTGACCTGTTGTTGGAACTGGAGAGGCGAGGATACCTCAGTGATGGCAACCTGGAGCCACTAATGCAACTACTCAGAGTCCTTACACGTCATGATCTGCTGCCTTTAGTGTCCCATAAGAAAAGGAGGACAG TGTCTCCAGAGAGATTTGGACAAAGTTATGGAATAGAGCATAGAGAGGTGGTGTTTGCCTCTGGAATGCAACACAGCTACAGACCAACAGAAATACCTCTTTCATCTTTCACACAGCATTTGAGAACTG GAGTTTACCCTCCAATGCCTGGGCCATCTgctaggaggaggaggaagaagaggggaaATGGCTGGAGCCGCAGGCCCAAGAAAACAAGCAGACAGGGCCCGCCACTGCTTCCACCGCCACGGCCACATAAAGAATCCTGCG ATATCCGCCTACGTGTCCGTGCTGAATACCTGGAGCATGATTCAGCACTCCGCGAGGGTGTCTCATCGGACAAACGGCAGCCCCTGGAGCGGCAGTTTGAGTTGTTCAGCCAGGCCAACTCGCTGCTTCGTGCCAGAGACCTGGGTTCCATCGTGTGCGACATCAAGTTCACAGAGCTGGACAACCTCGAGGCCTTCTGGGGTGACTACCTGAGCGGAGCTCTGCTGGAGGCCCTGAAGGGAGTTTTCATCACTGATTCCCTGAGGATGGCAGCAGGCACGGAGGGTGTCCGCCTGCTGATCAGTGTGGACCAGGATGACTACGAGCAGGGCCGAACGCTGCTGAGAGCAAAGAGAAGGCTGTCAACCAGTAATG GTGCTACTTTGTAG
- the LOC144464418 gene encoding uncharacterized protein LOC144464418 — MFCPSAVAEPRILPSSWPATDPQSPHPITTATVTPPLRLRHSSSSQPIGSLDASLIYIQVKDSTDGVKDPVAMVTRLGQDSGSLVMQLAGEQTTRGKPRSSTTATGSPWKPLRDTRRG, encoded by the exons ATGTTTTGTCCGTCAGCAGTAGCGGAACCCAGGATCCTCCCATCTTCCTGGCCTGCTACTGACCCTCAGAGCCCACACCCCATCACCACCGCCACAGTCACCCCTCCTCTGCGGCTTCggcacagcagcagctctcagcCAATAGGCTCCCTTGATGCCTCGCTGATCTACATCCAGGTCAAGGATTCCACAGATGGGGTCAAAGATCCCGTTGCTATGGTGACGAGGCTGGGGCAGGACAGTGGCAGTCTTGTGATGCAGTTGGCTGGGGAGCAAACAACCAGGGGGAAGCCACG cagcagcaccacagcCACCGGGTCGCCATGGAAACCACTGAGAGACACGCGTCGAGggtga